A window of the Burkholderia sp. 9120 genome harbors these coding sequences:
- a CDS encoding UbiH/UbiF family hydroxylase, with amino-acid sequence MNAHHQTFDVAVIGGGLVGKTAALALTQGGLRVALLAQPCAALPAGAVFDSRVYALSSSSQALLERLRVWQALDLARLGPVYDMRVYGDAHAELHFSAFQASVPQLAWIVESSVIERALDAALRFQPNLTWIDTRAQALDFTVDGASVGLANGNVLEADLVVGADGAHSWVRAQINSKMDRRDYRQTGVVANFKAEKPHSETAYQWFKDGEIVALLPMPDGHVSLVWSARTEHAEKLVALDPAQLAAEVERVTGGQFGALECVTPAQGFPLALQTVDRLVAPRVALVGDAAHLIHPLAGQGMNLGLRDVAALADTVAGKESFRDLGDMVLLRRYERARREDIRALMIATDGLQKLFSAPGPFAKVLRNTGMAFVGAQPFIKRWLVSAALG; translated from the coding sequence ATGAACGCACACCACCAGACCTTTGATGTCGCCGTGATCGGCGGCGGGCTCGTCGGCAAGACCGCGGCATTGGCGCTGACGCAAGGCGGACTGCGCGTGGCGCTGCTCGCGCAGCCCTGCGCGGCGCTGCCGGCCGGCGCCGTATTCGACTCGCGCGTCTACGCGTTGTCGTCGAGTTCGCAGGCGCTGCTCGAGCGTTTGCGGGTCTGGCAGGCGCTCGATCTGGCCCGCCTGGGGCCGGTCTACGACATGCGCGTTTATGGCGACGCGCACGCCGAACTGCATTTCTCCGCATTCCAGGCGTCGGTGCCGCAACTGGCGTGGATCGTCGAGTCGTCGGTGATCGAACGCGCATTGGATGCGGCGCTGCGCTTCCAGCCTAATCTCACCTGGATCGACACGCGTGCGCAGGCGCTGGACTTTACTGTCGACGGCGCCAGCGTCGGCCTCGCCAACGGCAATGTGCTCGAAGCCGATCTGGTGGTCGGTGCGGACGGCGCGCATTCGTGGGTGCGCGCGCAGATCAACTCGAAGATGGACCGCCGCGACTACAGGCAGACCGGCGTCGTCGCGAACTTCAAGGCCGAAAAGCCGCACAGCGAAACCGCTTACCAATGGTTCAAGGACGGCGAGATCGTCGCGCTGCTGCCCATGCCGGACGGCCATGTGTCGCTGGTCTGGTCGGCGCGCACCGAACACGCTGAAAAGCTGGTCGCGCTCGATCCGGCGCAACTCGCTGCCGAAGTGGAACGCGTGACGGGCGGCCAGTTCGGCGCGCTCGAATGCGTGACGCCCGCGCAAGGTTTCCCGCTCGCGCTGCAAACGGTCGACCGGCTGGTCGCGCCGCGCGTCGCGCTGGTCGGCGACGCCGCGCACCTGATTCATCCGCTGGCGGGCCAGGGCATGAACCTCGGTTTGCGCGACGTCGCGGCGCTCGCCGATACCGTCGCCGGCAAGGAATCGTTCCGCGACCTCGGTGACATGGTGCTGTTGCGCCGCTACGAACGCGCTCGCCGCGAAGACATTCGCGCGCTGATGATCGCCACCGACGGCCTGCAAAAACTCTTTTCCGCGCCCGGCCCGTTCGCCAAGGTGCTGCGTAATACCGGCATGGCGTTCGTCGGCGCGCAACCGTTTATCAAGCGCTGGCTGGTGTCGGCCGCGCTGGGTTAA
- a CDS encoding DsbC family protein, whose translation MKKTFRVAAAALAIAAITLGCSAQADQTTDKLKATLQTRLADVTIKSVTKSPIAGIYEINLGTQIVYSDANGDYLLLGDMVDAKTRKNLTEARLSETNRIDFASLPFANAVKVVKGNGSRKIAVFSDPNCPYCKQLETTLKSIDNVTVYTFLYPVLSPDSTAKSKSIWCSTDRAKAWESWMQDHQAPTAAGTCDTAAIDKNLALGHAMNVDGTPTVFLADGRRLPGAVPADRLDKEMSAVH comes from the coding sequence ATGAAAAAGACCTTCCGCGTGGCGGCCGCCGCGCTTGCCATCGCCGCGATCACGCTGGGCTGCTCCGCCCAGGCCGATCAGACCACCGACAAACTCAAAGCCACGCTGCAAACGCGTCTGGCCGACGTGACGATCAAGAGCGTGACGAAGTCGCCGATTGCCGGCATATACGAAATCAACCTTGGCACGCAGATCGTCTATAGCGACGCGAACGGCGACTACCTGTTGCTCGGCGACATGGTCGACGCGAAGACCCGCAAGAACCTGACGGAAGCGCGTCTGTCGGAAACCAACCGCATCGATTTCGCGAGCCTGCCGTTCGCGAACGCGGTGAAGGTCGTGAAGGGCAACGGCTCGCGCAAGATCGCCGTGTTCTCCGATCCGAACTGCCCGTACTGCAAGCAGCTCGAAACCACGCTCAAATCGATCGATAACGTGACCGTGTACACGTTCCTGTACCCGGTGCTGTCGCCGGATTCGACCGCCAAGTCGAAGTCCATCTGGTGCTCGACGGATCGCGCCAAGGCCTGGGAATCGTGGATGCAGGACCATCAGGCGCCCACCGCCGCCGGCACCTGCGACACCGCCGCGATCGACAAGAACCTCGCGCTCGGCCACGCCATGAACGTGGACGGTACGCCGACCGTGTTCCTCGCCGACGGCCGCCGTCTGCCCGGTGCCGTGCCGGCCGACCGGCTCGACAAGGAAATGTCCGCGGTGCATTGA
- a CDS encoding PDZ domain-containing protein, with translation MKPIRYTIVPKQPAAHLFEVTVTVADPDPAGQRFMLPVWIPGSYMVREFARNIVTLRAVNDAGRKVRVEKTDKHTWQAAPVKGALTLRYEVYAWDLSVRAAHLDDTTGFFNGTSVFLSPLGHEEAQCVVDIQKPDGAAHRNWRVATALPEARGTKRYGFGEYRAQNYDELIDHPVTLGEFALATFDAHGVPHDIVIAGRVIGLDMARLSADLKRICEAQIALFEPKSKKAPMDRYVFMTQAVTDGYGGLEHRASTALICNRGDLPVQGRDALSEGYRTYLGLCSHEYFHTWNVKRIKPAVFAPYDLNVENTTSLLWLFEGFTSYYDDLILVRSGLISPDDYFGLLGKVVGGVLRGSGRLKQTVAESSFDAWVKYYRQDENAPNAIVSYYTKGSLVALAFDLTIRAQTNNRKSLDDVMRLLWQRFGRDFYRGKPVGVEESEVEALFAEATGAQLGELFAEAVHGTRDLPLETLLAPFGVTLAPEFDKNARPSLGARLRGGADCTLAAVHEGSAAQKAGLSAGDVLIALDGLRVTGSNLDGLLARYQPGAKVEVHAFRRDELRTTQVKLDGPEPARYKLAVSDKGTAARKARERWLAS, from the coding sequence ATGAAGCCGATCCGCTACACCATCGTTCCCAAGCAACCCGCCGCCCACCTGTTCGAAGTCACCGTGACCGTCGCCGATCCCGATCCGGCCGGCCAGCGTTTCATGCTGCCGGTGTGGATTCCGGGCAGCTACATGGTGCGCGAGTTCGCGCGCAACATCGTCACGCTGCGCGCGGTCAACGACGCTGGCCGCAAGGTGCGTGTCGAGAAGACCGACAAGCACACGTGGCAGGCCGCGCCTGTCAAAGGCGCGTTGACGCTGCGCTACGAGGTGTATGCCTGGGATCTGTCGGTGCGCGCCGCGCATCTGGACGACACGACGGGTTTCTTCAACGGCACCAGCGTGTTTTTGTCGCCGCTCGGTCATGAAGAAGCGCAATGCGTGGTCGACATCCAGAAGCCGGACGGCGCCGCGCATCGCAACTGGCGCGTCGCCACGGCGTTGCCGGAGGCGCGTGGCACGAAGCGCTACGGCTTCGGCGAATATCGCGCGCAGAACTACGACGAGCTGATCGATCACCCGGTCACGCTGGGTGAATTCGCGCTGGCGACGTTCGACGCGCATGGCGTGCCGCACGACATCGTGATCGCCGGCCGCGTGATCGGGCTGGACATGGCGCGACTGTCCGCCGACCTGAAGCGCATCTGCGAAGCGCAGATCGCGTTGTTCGAGCCGAAGTCGAAGAAAGCGCCGATGGATCGCTACGTGTTCATGACCCAGGCCGTCACCGACGGTTACGGCGGCCTGGAGCATCGCGCTTCGACCGCGCTGATCTGCAATCGTGGCGATCTGCCGGTGCAAGGACGCGACGCGCTCAGCGAAGGCTACCGAACCTACCTCGGCTTGTGCAGCCACGAGTATTTCCACACCTGGAACGTGAAGCGCATCAAGCCGGCGGTGTTCGCGCCGTACGACCTGAACGTGGAAAACACCACGTCGTTGCTGTGGCTGTTCGAGGGCTTCACCTCGTACTACGACGACCTGATCCTCGTGCGCAGCGGGCTGATTTCGCCGGACGACTATTTCGGCCTGCTCGGCAAGGTGGTGGGCGGTGTGCTGCGCGGCAGCGGCCGCCTGAAGCAGACCGTCGCCGAAAGCTCGTTCGACGCGTGGGTCAAGTACTACCGTCAGGACGAGAACGCGCCGAACGCGATCGTCAGCTATTACACCAAGGGCTCGCTGGTCGCGCTCGCGTTCGATCTGACGATCCGCGCGCAGACCAACAACCGCAAATCGCTCGACGACGTGATGCGTCTGCTGTGGCAACGTTTCGGCCGCGACTTTTATCGCGGCAAGCCGGTCGGCGTGGAAGAAAGCGAGGTCGAAGCGCTGTTCGCGGAAGCGACCGGCGCGCAACTCGGCGAGCTGTTCGCCGAGGCCGTGCATGGCACGCGCGATTTGCCGCTCGAAACGCTGCTCGCGCCGTTCGGCGTCACGCTTGCGCCTGAATTCGACAAGAACGCCCGGCCGTCGCTCGGCGCGCGCTTGCGCGGCGGCGCGGATTGCACGCTGGCGGCGGTGCATGAAGGCAGCGCCGCGCAGAAAGCAGGGCTCTCGGCCGGCGACGTGCTGATCGCGCTCGACGGCCTGCGCGTGACCGGCTCGAATCTTGACGGCCTGCTGGCACGCTATCAGCCGGGCGCGAAAGTCGAGGTCCACGCGTTCCGCCGCGACGAACTGCGCACCACGCAAGTCAAGCTGGACGGGCCTGAGCCGGCACGCTACAAGCTCGCGGTCAGCGACAAAGGGACCGCCGCGCGCAAGGCCCGCGAGCGCTGGCTTGCAAGCTGA
- a CDS encoding NAD(P)H-dependent oxidoreductase, which produces MTTILQINSAARSQGANSTLLVNELTAKLQQSNPGAQVVVRNLQAEPLPHLDDAVLGAFFTPADQRTAEQAEIAARSEALIAELQAADIVVIGAPMYNFGISSQLKTYFDFIARAGITFQYTANGPEGLVKGKKVHVVSARGGKYLGTPNDSQTPYLKAFLGFLGMTDVNFIYAEGLNMGPDAATAALVSAREAIAAA; this is translated from the coding sequence ATGACCACGATCCTGCAAATCAACTCGGCAGCCCGTTCGCAAGGCGCGAACTCGACGCTTCTCGTCAACGAACTGACCGCCAAGCTGCAACAATCGAATCCGGGCGCGCAAGTCGTCGTCCGTAATCTGCAAGCTGAGCCGCTGCCGCACCTGGACGACGCCGTCCTCGGCGCGTTCTTCACGCCGGCTGACCAACGCACCGCCGAGCAGGCCGAAATCGCCGCACGCAGCGAAGCGCTGATCGCCGAACTGCAAGCCGCCGACATCGTCGTGATCGGTGCACCGATGTACAACTTCGGTATCTCGTCGCAGCTCAAGACGTACTTCGACTTCATCGCACGCGCCGGCATCACGTTCCAGTACACGGCGAACGGTCCGGAAGGTCTCGTGAAGGGCAAGAAGGTCCACGTCGTGTCGGCACGCGGCGGCAAGTATCTGGGCACGCCGAACGACAGCCAGACGCCGTATCTGAAGGCTTTCCTGGGTTTCCTCGGTATGACCGACGTGAACTTCATCTACGCCGAAGGCCTGAACATGGGCCCGGACGCAGCGACCGCCGCGCTGGTTTCGGCGCGCGAAGCGATTGCCGCTGCGTAA
- a CDS encoding uracil-DNA glycosylase, with amino-acid sequence MTSASRTRSDSSQASLFGDAAPSPADAPTNPVSPSSAGAPPALEAQFAALPPAWRTHLKPFIESDAYAPLCRFVDGERAAGKTVYPADVFRALRLTSPDEVKVVILGQDPYHGEDRGTPQAHGLAFSVAPNVRTPPSLRNIFKEIAASLGHDTPRHGCLDTWAKQGVLLLNTVLTVERDAAASHAKRGWEKCTDTLIHELAMRHDGLVFMLWGAHAQAKRALLGGKSHYVLEAPHPSPLSAHRGFLGCGHFAKANEYLAQHGRATIDWRLPDEAQMLA; translated from the coding sequence ATGACCTCCGCTTCCCGTACCCGCTCCGATTCGTCGCAGGCTTCGCTTTTCGGCGACGCCGCGCCCTCACCCGCCGACGCACCGACCAACCCGGTTTCGCCTTCATCGGCTGGCGCGCCGCCGGCCCTCGAAGCCCAATTCGCCGCCCTGCCCCCGGCATGGCGCACACATCTCAAGCCGTTCATCGAAAGCGACGCTTACGCGCCGCTGTGCCGTTTCGTCGACGGTGAACGCGCGGCCGGCAAGACCGTGTATCCCGCCGACGTATTCCGTGCGCTGCGCCTGACCAGTCCCGACGAAGTGAAAGTCGTGATCCTCGGCCAGGACCCGTATCACGGCGAAGACCGCGGCACGCCGCAAGCGCATGGGCTGGCATTTTCGGTGGCGCCGAACGTGCGCACGCCGCCGTCGCTACGCAACATCTTCAAGGAAATTGCCGCGAGCCTTGGTCACGACACGCCGCGTCATGGCTGTCTCGACACGTGGGCCAAACAGGGCGTGCTGCTGCTGAACACGGTGCTGACGGTCGAACGCGACGCCGCGGCGAGCCACGCGAAACGCGGCTGGGAAAAGTGTACGGACACGCTGATCCATGAACTCGCCATGCGTCATGACGGCCTGGTGTTCATGCTGTGGGGCGCGCACGCGCAAGCGAAGCGTGCGCTGCTCGGCGGCAAATCGCACTATGTGCTGGAAGCGCCGCATCCGTCGCCGCTGTCGGCGCATCGCGGCTTTCTCGGCTGCGGGCATTTTGCGAAGGCGAATGAGTATCTCGCGCAGCACGGCCGTGCAACGATCGACTGGCGCTTGCCGGACGAAGCGCAGATGTTGGCGTAA
- a CDS encoding CYTH domain-containing protein yields the protein MSMEREIKLALPADQVQAATQWFVARTGAEGRDVRLANIYFDTPALTLAKSKSALRLRHTPDGWLQTFKTVGEAKDGLHSRHEWEMPVAGEKLEIDALLHECDEPSAAEALRQAAPELVELFRTDFTRTLWNVELNGATVEAAIDQGDVITEVNGETRRAPISEVELELKSGDEAALHALAAELGKAIAGLAPDNVSKAQRGYQLRAG from the coding sequence ATGAGCATGGAACGCGAAATCAAGCTGGCGCTGCCGGCTGACCAGGTGCAGGCGGCGACGCAGTGGTTTGTCGCGCGGACAGGCGCAGAAGGGCGCGATGTCAGGCTGGCGAATATTTACTTCGATACGCCGGCGCTGACGTTGGCGAAGTCGAAAAGCGCGCTGCGTTTGCGTCACACGCCGGACGGCTGGCTGCAAACCTTCAAGACGGTCGGCGAAGCGAAAGACGGTTTGCACAGCCGGCACGAGTGGGAAATGCCGGTGGCGGGCGAAAAGCTCGAGATCGACGCGTTACTGCACGAGTGCGATGAGCCGAGCGCGGCTGAAGCATTGCGTCAGGCCGCACCGGAGCTGGTCGAACTGTTCCGCACGGACTTCACGCGCACGCTGTGGAACGTCGAGCTGAACGGCGCGACGGTCGAAGCCGCGATCGATCAAGGCGACGTGATCACCGAAGTGAATGGTGAAACGCGCCGCGCGCCGATTTCCGAGGTCGAACTCGAACTGAAATCCGGCGACGAAGCCGCTTTGCATGCGTTGGCGGCGGAACTTGGCAAAGCGATCGCAGGGCTTGCGCCGGATAACGTCAGCAAAGCACAGCGCGGGTATCAGCTGCGGGCGGGCTGA
- the trpC gene encoding indole-3-glycerol phosphate synthase TrpC, producing MSDILDQIIAIKREEVRAAQQSASLEELRLEAASRDIRDFVGALRAKHTAGLAAVIAEVKKASPSKGVLREDFVPAEIARSYEQHGAACLSVLTDVQFFKGSVAYLEEARAACKLPVLRKDFIVDPYQIVEARAMGADAILLIAAALETPQMQDLEALAHSLNLAVLVEVHDSRELMEALTLKTPLIGINNRNLRTFETSIETTIGMLEAVPDDRIVVTESGILSRVDVERLRAMDVHTFLVGEAFMRAEEPGVELARMFF from the coding sequence ATGAGCGACATTCTCGACCAGATCATCGCGATCAAACGCGAAGAAGTCCGCGCGGCGCAGCAAAGCGCGTCGCTTGAAGAACTGCGCCTCGAAGCGGCGTCGCGCGATATTCGCGACTTCGTCGGCGCGTTGCGCGCGAAGCACACGGCGGGCCTCGCCGCGGTGATCGCCGAAGTGAAGAAGGCGAGCCCGTCGAAAGGCGTGCTGCGCGAAGACTTCGTGCCCGCCGAGATCGCGCGTTCGTATGAACAGCACGGCGCGGCGTGCCTGTCGGTGCTGACCGACGTGCAGTTCTTCAAGGGCAGCGTCGCGTATCTGGAAGAAGCGCGCGCGGCCTGCAAACTGCCGGTGTTGCGCAAAGACTTCATCGTCGATCCGTATCAGATCGTCGAAGCCCGCGCGATGGGCGCCGACGCGATCCTGCTGATCGCCGCCGCGCTCGAAACCCCGCAGATGCAAGACCTCGAAGCGCTCGCGCATTCGCTGAATCTGGCCGTGCTGGTCGAAGTACACGACAGCCGTGAGCTGATGGAAGCGCTCACGCTGAAAACGCCGCTGATCGGTATCAACAACCGCAATCTGCGCACATTCGAAACGTCGATCGAGACGACCATCGGCATGCTCGAAGCGGTTCCGGACGACCGGATCGTCGTCACGGAGTCGGGCATTCTGTCGCGCGTCGACGTCGAACGGCTACGCGCGATGGACGTGCATACGTTCCTCGTCGGCGAGGCGTTCATGCGCGCGGAAGAGCCGGGCGTCGAACTGGCGCGGATGTTTTTCTGA
- the trpD gene encoding anthranilate phosphoribosyltransferase: protein MSITPQEALQRTIEHREIFHDEMLHLMRLIMRGELSPVMSAAIITGLRVKKETIGEITAAATVMREFARHVDVPDNSNFVDIVGTGGDGSQTFNISTATMFVTAAAGAKVAKHGGRGVSSKSGSADVLEALGVNIDLQPEQVAASIAETGMGFMFAPNHHPAMKNIAPVRRELGVRTLFNILGPLTNPAGAPNQLMGVFHGDLVGIQVRVMQRLGAKHVLVVYGMDGMDEVSLGAATQVGELRDGQVHEYEIHPEDFGLQMVSNRSLKVADATESKAMLLEALDNTPGVAREIVTLNAGTALYAANVAASIADGIQLAREAIASGKARAKVDDLIRFTQQFKH, encoded by the coding sequence ATGTCGATTACGCCCCAGGAAGCGCTGCAACGGACCATCGAGCACCGCGAGATTTTCCACGACGAAATGCTGCATCTGATGCGCCTCATCATGCGCGGCGAACTGTCGCCGGTGATGTCGGCAGCGATCATTACCGGCTTGCGCGTCAAAAAAGAGACCATCGGCGAAATCACCGCGGCCGCCACGGTGATGCGTGAATTTGCCCGGCACGTCGACGTGCCGGACAACTCGAACTTCGTCGATATCGTCGGGACCGGCGGCGACGGCTCGCAAACCTTCAATATTTCCACGGCCACCATGTTCGTCACGGCCGCGGCCGGCGCGAAAGTCGCGAAGCACGGCGGCCGCGGCGTGTCGAGCAAGTCGGGCAGCGCGGACGTGCTCGAAGCGCTCGGCGTGAATATCGATCTGCAGCCGGAACAGGTGGCGGCGTCGATCGCGGAAACCGGCATGGGCTTCATGTTCGCGCCGAACCATCATCCGGCCATGAAGAACATCGCGCCGGTGCGCCGTGAACTCGGCGTGCGCACGCTGTTCAACATTCTCGGGCCGCTGACCAATCCGGCCGGCGCACCGAATCAGTTGATGGGCGTGTTTCACGGCGACCTGGTCGGGATTCAGGTGCGCGTGATGCAACGCCTCGGCGCGAAGCATGTGCTGGTGGTGTACGGCATGGACGGCATGGACGAGGTCTCGCTCGGCGCGGCGACGCAGGTCGGCGAGTTGCGCGACGGCCAGGTCCACGAGTACGAGATTCATCCGGAAGACTTCGGCCTGCAGATGGTGTCGAACCGCTCGCTGAAAGTGGCCGACGCGACCGAATCGAAAGCGATGCTGCTCGAAGCGCTCGACAACACACCGGGCGTCGCGCGCGAAATCGTTACGCTGAACGCGGGTACGGCGCTGTATGCGGCAAACGTGGCGGCGTCGATCGCGGACGGCATTCAACTGGCGCGCGAAGCGATCGCGAGCGGCAAGGCTCGTGCGAAGGTCGACGATCTGATCCGCTTCACCCAGCAATTCAAGCACTAA
- a CDS encoding aminodeoxychorismate/anthranilate synthase component II, whose amino-acid sequence MLLMIDNYDSFTYNLVQYFGELGEDVRTYRNDEITLDEIAKLNPERICLSPGPSNPQHAGITLDVLREFAGKTPILGVCLGHQAIGEAFGGRVVRAQTIMHGKVSTIETDCKGVFADLPKHFVVTRYHSLAIERESLPDCLEVSAWTEDGEIMGVRHKELAVEGVQFHPESILSEHGHALLENFVKQSKLASTQRA is encoded by the coding sequence ATGCTGCTAATGATCGACAACTACGACTCGTTCACCTACAACCTGGTGCAGTACTTCGGCGAACTCGGCGAAGACGTACGCACCTACCGCAACGACGAAATCACGCTGGACGAGATCGCGAAGCTCAACCCCGAGCGCATCTGCCTGTCGCCCGGCCCGAGCAATCCGCAACACGCCGGCATCACGCTCGACGTGCTGCGCGAATTCGCCGGCAAAACGCCGATTCTCGGCGTCTGCCTCGGCCATCAGGCCATCGGCGAAGCGTTCGGCGGCCGCGTGGTGCGCGCGCAGACCATCATGCACGGCAAGGTCAGCACGATCGAAACCGATTGCAAAGGCGTGTTCGCCGACCTGCCGAAGCACTTCGTGGTGACCCGCTACCACTCGCTCGCGATCGAACGCGAATCGCTGCCCGATTGTCTCGAAGTGTCGGCATGGACCGAAGACGGTGAAATCATGGGCGTGCGTCACAAGGAACTGGCGGTGGAAGGCGTGCAATTCCACCCGGAATCGATCCTGTCCGAACACGGCCACGCGCTGCTCGAGAACTTCGTGAAGCAGTCGAAACTCGCGTCCACTCAACGCGCCTGA
- the trpE gene encoding anthranilate synthase component I, which translates to MTELEFQSLANEGFNRIPLIAEALADLETPLSLYLKLAQSERNGANSFLLESVVGGERFGRYSFIGLPARTLLRTRNGISEVVRDGKVVETHEGDPLEFIQQFQGRFKVAQRPGLPRFAGGLAGYFGYDAVRYIEKKLAHTAPPDDLNLPDIQLLLTEEVAVIDNLAGKLYLVVYADPTQPEAYAKAKQRLRELRQRLRTTVQPPVTSASVRTETYREFAKDDYLAAVRKAKEYIAAGELMQVQVGQRLTKPFRDNPLSLYRALRSLNPSPYMYYYNFGDFHVVGASPEILVRQEKRGEDRIVTIRPLAGTRPRGNTPERDAELATELLNDPKEVAEHVMLIDLARNDVGRIAQIGSVVVTDKMVIEKYSHVQHIVSSVEGKLKPGTTNFDVLRATFPAGTLSGAPKVRAMELIDELEPVKRGLYGGAVGYLSFTGEMDLAITIRTGVIANGNLYVQAAAGVVADSVPESEWQETENKARAVLRAAEQVQDGLDSDF; encoded by the coding sequence ATGACCGAACTCGAATTCCAGTCCCTCGCCAACGAGGGTTTCAATCGCATTCCGCTGATCGCCGAAGCGCTCGCCGACCTCGAAACGCCGCTGTCGCTCTACCTGAAGCTCGCGCAGAGCGAGCGCAACGGCGCCAATTCGTTTCTGCTCGAATCGGTGGTGGGTGGTGAACGCTTCGGCCGCTATTCGTTCATCGGCTTGCCGGCGCGCACGCTGCTGCGTACCCGCAACGGCATCTCCGAAGTCGTGCGCGACGGAAAGGTCGTCGAAACGCACGAAGGCGATCCGCTCGAATTCATCCAGCAATTCCAGGGCCGCTTCAAAGTGGCGCAGCGCCCTGGGCTGCCGCGTTTCGCGGGCGGTCTGGCCGGTTATTTCGGCTATGACGCGGTGCGTTACATCGAGAAGAAGCTCGCGCACACCGCGCCGCCTGACGATCTGAATCTGCCCGATATCCAGCTGCTGCTGACCGAAGAAGTCGCGGTGATCGACAACCTCGCCGGCAAGCTCTATCTGGTGGTCTACGCCGATCCGACGCAGCCTGAGGCTTATGCGAAGGCCAAGCAACGTCTGCGTGAGTTGCGTCAGCGTTTGCGCACGACCGTGCAGCCGCCGGTCACGTCGGCCAGCGTGCGCACCGAGACTTACCGCGAATTCGCCAAAGACGATTACCTCGCCGCCGTGCGCAAGGCGAAGGAATACATCGCGGCCGGCGAACTGATGCAAGTGCAGGTCGGCCAACGCCTGACCAAGCCGTTCCGCGACAATCCGCTCTCGCTGTACCGCGCGCTGCGCTCGCTGAATCCGTCGCCGTATATGTATTACTACAACTTCGGCGACTTCCACGTCGTGGGTGCATCGCCGGAAATTCTGGTGCGCCAGGAAAAGCGCGGCGAAGACCGGATCGTCACGATCCGGCCGCTCGCCGGCACGCGTCCGCGCGGCAATACGCCGGAACGCGACGCGGAACTCGCCACCGAACTGTTGAACGACCCGAAGGAAGTCGCCGAGCACGTCATGCTGATCGACCTCGCGCGTAACGACGTGGGCCGCATCGCGCAGATCGGCTCGGTGGTCGTGACCGACAAGATGGTGATCGAAAAGTACTCGCACGTGCAGCACATCGTGAGTTCGGTCGAAGGCAAGCTGAAACCCGGCACCACCAATTTCGACGTGTTGCGCGCCACCTTCCCGGCCGGCACGTTGTCCGGCGCGCCGAAGGTTCGCGCGATGGAACTGATCGACGAACTGGAGCCCGTCAAACGCGGCTTGTACGGCGGAGCGGTCGGCTACCTGTCCTTCACCGGCGAAATGGATCTCGCCATCACGATCCGCACCGGCGTGATCGCGAACGGCAATCTGTATGTGCAAGCGGCAGCGGGTGTCGTCGCCGATTCGGTGCCCGAATCCGAATGGCAAGAGACCGAGAACAAGGCACGCGCCGTGTTGCGCGCCGCCGAACAGGTTCAAGACGGCCTCGATAGCGACTTCTGA
- a CDS encoding phosphoglycolate phosphatase, protein MTAPLHASFPAPTFTGPRLQAAIIDLDGTMIDTADDFTAGLNGMLAQLDATETSREEVVGYVGKGSEHLIRSVLAPRFEAEHAQDRFDEALAIYQEEYAKINGTHTRLYPDVEAGLSAMREAGIKLACVTNKPHRFAVELLQQYGLAQYFSVVLGGDSLAKKKPDPLPMLTAAAQLGVEPQATVAIGDSENDALAGRAAGMATLTVPYGYNHGRAIQEIKSDGIVASLLDAAKAIAAHHSTT, encoded by the coding sequence ATGACCGCTCCGCTTCACGCCTCGTTTCCCGCGCCGACCTTCACCGGTCCGCGCCTGCAAGCCGCGATCATCGACCTCGACGGCACGATGATCGATACCGCCGACGATTTCACCGCCGGCCTGAACGGCATGCTCGCGCAACTCGACGCGACGGAAACCTCGCGTGAAGAAGTGGTCGGCTATGTCGGCAAGGGTTCGGAGCATCTGATCCGCAGCGTGCTGGCGCCGCGTTTCGAAGCGGAGCATGCGCAAGACCGTTTCGACGAAGCGCTCGCGATCTATCAGGAAGAGTACGCAAAAATCAACGGCACGCACACGCGGCTCTATCCCGACGTGGAAGCCGGCCTGAGCGCCATGCGCGAGGCCGGCATCAAGCTCGCCTGCGTGACCAACAAGCCGCACCGCTTCGCGGTCGAGTTGTTGCAGCAATACGGGCTTGCGCAATATTTCAGCGTTGTGCTCGGCGGCGACAGCCTCGCTAAAAAGAAACCGGACCCGCTGCCCATGCTGACCGCTGCGGCGCAGTTAGGCGTCGAGCCGCAAGCCACGGTGGCGATCGGCGATTCGGAAAACGACGCGCTGGCCGGCCGTGCAGCGGGCATGGCGACGCTGACCGTGCCCTATGGCTACAACCATGGTCGCGCTATACAAGAAATAAAATCCGATGGTATAGTTGCCTCGCTGCTCGACGCCGCCAAGGCGATCGCAGCGCACCATTCAACGACCTGA